One Gordonia sp. SID5947 genomic region harbors:
- a CDS encoding DNA primase small subunit domain-containing protein has translation MPSRSPAEELDVDGVAVRMSNPDKIYFPELGENGGRKRDLVGYYREIALQGAIMTAVRNRPTFLQRFPDGVEGEEIYQKHIAKKRPDHVESTRIVFPSGRTGDAIKPTIPADIVWGANLGTFTFHSWPTIDPDNDHPDQLRIDLDPQPGTDFDDVRRVAIEVLAPLLDELGYKGFPKTSGGRGIHVYVPVEPRWDFIAGRRAVIAIAREMERRDPESVTPSWWKEERGERIFIDYNQNARDRTMASPYSARRSPNARVSTPVTWAELADVNPDDCTIATVPDLVARRGDPMADIADHRRGLEPLLEMVQRDDANGLGDMPYPPSYPKMPGEPPRVQPSKKVAAHWDEKGNRVED, from the coding sequence ATGCCATCTCGGTCGCCCGCAGAGGAACTCGATGTCGACGGCGTCGCCGTCCGGATGAGCAATCCGGACAAGATCTATTTCCCGGAGCTGGGCGAGAACGGCGGCCGTAAAAGGGATCTCGTCGGGTACTACCGGGAGATCGCCCTGCAGGGCGCGATCATGACGGCCGTGCGCAACCGGCCGACCTTTCTGCAGCGCTTTCCCGACGGGGTCGAGGGCGAGGAGATCTATCAGAAGCACATCGCCAAGAAGCGACCCGACCACGTCGAGTCGACTCGCATCGTCTTCCCTTCGGGCAGAACGGGAGACGCGATCAAACCGACGATCCCCGCCGACATCGTCTGGGGTGCCAACCTGGGCACTTTCACGTTCCACAGCTGGCCCACGATCGACCCCGACAACGACCATCCGGACCAGTTGCGGATCGACCTCGATCCTCAGCCGGGTACCGACTTCGACGATGTCCGTCGCGTCGCCATCGAGGTCCTCGCACCGTTGTTGGACGAGTTGGGCTACAAGGGATTTCCGAAGACCTCCGGTGGGCGCGGCATCCACGTGTACGTGCCGGTCGAACCGAGGTGGGACTTCATCGCCGGCCGCCGGGCGGTGATCGCGATCGCACGCGAGATGGAACGCCGCGATCCCGAGAGCGTGACACCGTCGTGGTGGAAAGAGGAACGCGGCGAACGGATCTTCATCGACTACAACCAGAACGCCCGTGACCGCACGATGGCGTCGCCCTACTCCGCACGACGGAGTCCCAACGCACGGGTGTCGACGCCGGTCACCTGGGCGGAGCTGGCCGATGTGAACCCCGACGACTGCACCATCGCCACCGTGCCCGATCTCGTCGCACGACGGGGAGATCCGATGGCCGACATCGCCGATCACCGCCGCGGACTGGAACCACTGCTGGAGATGGTGCAGCGCGACGACGCCAACGGACTCGGCGACATGCCGTATCCGCCCAGCTATCCCAAGATGCCGGGAGAGCCACCTCGCGTGCAGCCCAGCAAGAAGGTCGCCGCGCACTGGGACGAGAAGGGCAATCGGGTCGAGGACTGA
- a CDS encoding ATP-dependent DNA ligase, translating to MDLPVMPPIAPMLAKAVTAVPDQPGGDAVWSYEPKWDGFRALIFRDGDEVAIGSRGGKDLARYFPELVAAAKAELPEKAVVDGEIGVPALIGDTHRLDWDSLAQRIHPAASRVTMLAEKTPAIFIGFDALALGEASVVDEPFPVRREALLQAIDPAGRGDRRLRVSRVTDDAALATDWFTAFEGAGLDGVVGKRLDGRYVEGKREMVKVKHKRTADCVVFGYRVHKSGTGLGSMLLGLYAGGELRMVGGAGAFSDAKRIELQQMFEPMRTDPDKPSPGEPTRWRSEKSGEWIPIRPELVVEVAYDQMENHRFRHTVKFLRWRPDREPSSCTYDQLEVPLTYDLHDVLEGAS from the coding sequence GTGGACCTCCCGGTTATGCCGCCGATCGCACCGATGCTCGCCAAAGCCGTCACCGCGGTTCCCGACCAGCCCGGTGGTGATGCGGTGTGGTCGTACGAACCCAAGTGGGATGGCTTTCGGGCCTTGATCTTTCGGGACGGCGACGAAGTCGCCATCGGGTCGCGCGGCGGCAAGGACCTGGCCCGCTACTTCCCGGAGCTGGTCGCGGCCGCCAAGGCGGAGCTCCCGGAGAAAGCGGTGGTGGACGGCGAGATCGGGGTCCCCGCCCTGATCGGTGACACCCACCGCCTGGACTGGGACTCGCTGGCCCAGCGCATTCATCCCGCCGCATCCCGGGTCACCATGCTGGCCGAGAAGACGCCTGCGATCTTCATCGGCTTCGATGCGCTGGCGCTGGGCGAGGCGAGCGTCGTCGACGAACCGTTCCCGGTGCGGAGGGAGGCATTGCTGCAGGCAATCGACCCGGCCGGTCGGGGAGACCGGCGCCTGCGGGTCAGCCGGGTGACCGATGATGCCGCGCTCGCCACGGACTGGTTCACCGCATTCGAGGGTGCCGGACTCGACGGCGTGGTGGGTAAGAGACTGGACGGACGTTATGTCGAGGGCAAGCGCGAGATGGTGAAGGTCAAGCACAAGCGCACCGCCGACTGCGTGGTTTTCGGCTACCGGGTGCACAAGAGCGGTACCGGGCTCGGATCGATGCTGCTCGGGCTCTACGCCGGCGGTGAGCTGCGCATGGTCGGCGGCGCCGGTGCGTTCTCCGATGCCAAACGGATCGAGTTGCAGCAGATGTTCGAACCGATGCGCACCGATCCGGACAAACCCAGTCCCGGCGAGCCCACGCGATGGCGGTCGGAGAAGTCGGGAGAGTGGATTCCGATCCGTCCCGAACTCGTCGTCGAGGTCGCCTATGACCAGATGGAGAACCACCGGTTCCGTCATACGGTCAAGTTCCTGCGGTGGCGCCCCGACCGCGAGCCGTCGAGCTGCACCTACGACCAGCTCGAGGTCCCACTGACCTACGACCTGCACGATGTTCTGGAAGGAGCATCTTGA
- the gluQRS gene encoding tRNA glutamyl-Q(34) synthetase GluQRS, translating to MDPGQSLPPAGRFAPSPSGELHVGNLRTAVLAWLFARTTGRSFLIRMEDLDRTVVGADRQQLDDLAAIGLDWEPEVAYQTDRLTNYQTVIEHLRDDGRTFECFCTRREILEAPSAPHAPQGAYPGTCRDLTDAERAERHATGRPPAIRLRAEIAHFTVRDILHGDHTGVVDDFVIQRNDGTPAYNLAVVVDDAAQGIDQVVRGDDLLSSAPRQAYLASLLGYSPPTYAHVPMVLNAKHIRLSKRDGAVTLTDLSEHGVTAARVLTHIARSLRLAGPGEMVDLAGLTERFRSDALPREPWILTPDEWK from the coding sequence ATGGACCCGGGACAAAGCCTGCCACCGGCGGGACGGTTCGCACCGTCACCGTCCGGTGAGTTGCACGTCGGAAACCTCCGAACCGCCGTGCTGGCCTGGTTGTTCGCCCGAACCACCGGCCGATCGTTCCTGATCCGGATGGAGGACCTGGACCGCACCGTCGTCGGCGCCGACAGACAGCAGCTGGACGATCTCGCCGCGATCGGCCTCGACTGGGAGCCGGAGGTCGCGTACCAGACAGACCGCCTGACGAACTATCAGACGGTGATAGAGCATTTGCGCGATGACGGACGCACCTTCGAGTGTTTCTGCACGCGACGAGAGATCCTCGAGGCACCTTCGGCACCGCACGCGCCGCAGGGTGCGTACCCGGGCACATGCCGCGACCTCACCGACGCCGAGCGAGCCGAACGCCACGCCACCGGCCGGCCACCGGCGATCCGCCTCCGCGCCGAGATCGCGCACTTCACCGTGCGCGACATCCTGCACGGCGACCACACCGGGGTCGTCGACGACTTCGTGATCCAGCGCAATGACGGTACGCCCGCGTACAACCTCGCGGTGGTGGTCGACGACGCAGCGCAAGGCATCGACCAGGTGGTCCGGGGTGACGACCTCCTGTCGTCGGCACCCCGGCAGGCCTACCTCGCATCGCTGCTCGGGTACTCCCCGCCGACCTACGCCCACGTGCCGATGGTGCTCAACGCCAAGCACATCCGATTGAGCAAGAGAGACGGCGCGGTGACCCTCACCGACCTGTCCGAGCACGGAGTGACGGCGGCGCGGGTGCTGACACATATCGCGCGATCGCTGCGGCTCGCCGGTCCCGGCGAGATGGTCGATCTCGCCGGCCTGACCGAACGCTTTCGGTCCGACGCCCTGCCGCGTGAGCCGTGGATTCTGACGCCTGACGAGTGGAAGTGA